The genomic DNA GCACCTCAGATTGGAGGTAAGGGAAGGGTCACAGCTCCTTGGACAGTGTGTGTGTTGAAACAGTATGAATCTATACATGGGCAGACAGATTGTGGAGTGAGGGAGAATGGGAATGTACTTTGTTTTTATGGAACAGGCAGGGTCAAAGTTAATGGGCTGGATAAAGATAGGGAGATCTGGTGCatcaacaagctacagttcccagaattccatagcattgagacatggcagttaaagtggtgtcaagctggattatttttttcagtgcggATACAGCCCATATGACAGTAGAGCAACCTCTGTCTTCTTCTCTTCCACACCTGAGCCTatcctttctctctgtgttacTATGAGGATAAAATTAGAGTTAAtcattttatttctcttccaAGAGGGAACTATGTGCTCTTTGGAGCaaatgtggggtataaattaatttactttacaaaacaaacagcttcatttatataccgcttcatacggaactaacagtgtctaagcggtttacaactgtatgctaaaattgcccccaacaagctgggtactcattttagcgacctcctcggaaggatgcaagcctgagttaagtttgagccctttcactggtattgaactcacaatcttatggttttgagtgagtggctgcagtacaggcatttaaccactgtatttaaataaataaactactgGCCAAAGGAAGGGGGGATGGAGTGTTGGGTGGAGTACTGGTTTGGAGTCTGTCCTATAAACActcgtctctccacatttgctggagttaggggcacaggaaccccatgaatgtgcaaataacaaaaacactatgtttttacctgagagaacacctctctaggaatctctagaccctccagtgcaactctctggtcaacatctgccagacattgaccatagaactgcactggaggagctacaaatgcctagcacaGTATTccctgtaggaatctctaggtccttcagtgtgacttttggttaaagttaatcatagagttgcactggaggacctagagattcctagagagaacatattaataaaatctgtgaataagatccgcaaaagtcaaagctgcaaacgtggagggacaagtgtagttatTTTTATAGCCTGTTCCCATCCTGGAGGATCACATTGCAATCCTAGAATATTGTTGCTGTCTGGTAAGCTCTACTGAATTCAGTGCAGTAAATGTCCTAGTAAGGCAGATGGCcccaataaataaaaatgccacTGAAGCTAATGTTTTGGGAAAGCCAGCTATGCTTGTTGGGTTTTgcttggtagaattcaaagatatagctgtgttagtctttagaatcagtatgtagagagatcttgcaggacCTTTgtgactaaatgaaagaaagaagttggcagcatgagctttcataaactaaagtctacttcctcagatgcatacctctgatctctctacatatttgtTGGGCTTCTGAAAAGCGTTGCACTTTGGAGATGATTGTTCCATAACTGAGAGGTAGGAACATGTTGCCATAGCTGTGGATATCACAGCTTGAAAACTCTTTACACCATTTGCTTCTGGTTGCCTAAAATGTCCAAGAACCTATGCAGAACTTGAATTCATGAGGCAGATTTCTTTGTAGATAAAAACAAAGAATTGTTCTTGACAATGTTTCTGAAATTTAGTCCATTATTTGGTAGGGTGAAATATCTGTGTTCTGCAGTGGCTTTTATCCTCAGGAGTTCAGGCTCTACTCACCTGCCTGTAAATCCCTCATGCATCTGTATATTCCCCCCTCTCTATGCCACCTAATTCTTTGCCAGTGTGTTTCAAGCTGCTGGCTAGTTTCAGTACAATTCACTATGTGTATCAAATACATTTATGATGGAAAGCAAAATGTTGTGTGGCTCAGGGTATTAATCTCTTTGGGTGCCCACTGGGGACTGGCTCTGAATCCAAatgctctccctctttctcctcacaGGCAGCTTTGCTGTATGGGGTGGGCTGTTCTCCACCATTGACTGTGGCCTGGTGAAGATGCGGGGAAAGGAGGATCCTTGGAACTCCATCACCAGCGGGGCACTCACTGGGGCAGTATTAGCATCACGCAGTAAGTGATGGTCCTTGTCCCTGGAAAGGTAGCTCCTCAGCCCTTTCCCTTCATCATCTGTGGCATGAATCTGAACTGTGGGTTTGTAACAGAGTGTGCTTTCTCTCAGGTGGGCCCCTGGCCATGGTTGGGTCAGCCATGATGGGAGGCATCTTACTTGCTCTGATAGAAGGTGTTGGGATTTTGCTGACGAGGTACACAGCCCAGCAGTTCCAGAACCGTAAGTCTTAATGTGGGGAAAATGGCTTGCAAGCAGGGGAGAACATCAAGGAACTGCAGAGTCTCCTCAAAGGGTGCATTTGGAGGACTTCTTTACTGAGCGCAGACATCTTTTCAGGAAGCTCCTTGTCATTTCCTGCTGTCTGTATCCTGAAATAACAATTATATATGGATTAGAAACACACAGTGCTAGAGATGGAAAGGACGTCACAGATCACCTAGCCCACCCAGTGCCAACACAAGAAGCCACAGCTTAAGCTTTCCTGATAGACAGCCTTtcatcccttttaatttttttcagtagaatcatagaattgtaatgATTAAATTAATTGATGGTAGGGTAGGGGGTGAGGAGTTAGTAGGATCTTGCTGTGGGGCAGTGGTGTTTGACCTTTCTTTCTTGTCTTCATGAAAAGTTATTGTCGGGATTCCATTGCATTTGAGCAATGCACCTGCACCAAATACATATCCATTTCTTcttccacaaacacacacacacacacacacacacacacacacacacattaatggGCATTGTGGTGCAGATAGGGCTTGATTAGTGCTTGCTCTTCTCCCCTGACAATTTGTGCAATTTATACACTCTCCTTATCCAACCCACTTCTCACAGTGACAGGCATTTTGGTAGTGGTTGTATAAACGTGTATAGAAGCTGAATTGCCTTCCCACAGTGTCTGacacctttccccttccttttcactGGTGTTTTTGCAACAAGAAAATTCAAAAGTCAGGCTTTCTCACTTCTTTGTTACTGAGTCATCCTTACCTAAAGCCACCTCTCTCTACTTCCAGCCGGATTTTAGCACCCACCCCTCACTTTCTGAGCCAAAAGGCTTCATCTTGAGCTGCCTAACCCCATAAGGAATTGCTTCCATGTCTTTTGCCTGTCACTCACAATTCCTTCCCCTTTACTTTTCAGCCAACCCCTTTGGAGAAGATCCCAGCCAGCTGCCTCCCAAGGACGGATCACCGTCAGCAGGATACCCAGGCTATGGACATTATCAGTGAAACAGTTTGGAGCCAGAGATCTTTCTGATTTTTGCAGGGACAG from Sceloporus undulatus isolate JIND9_A2432 ecotype Alabama chromosome 2, SceUnd_v1.1, whole genome shotgun sequence includes the following:
- the TIMM17B gene encoding mitochondrial import inner membrane translocase subunit Tim17-B gives rise to the protein MEEYAREPCPWRIVDDCGGAFTMGMIGGGVFQAVKGFRNAPVGVRHRFKGSINAIRVRAPQIGGSFAVWGGLFSTIDCGLVKMRGKEDPWNSITSGALTGAVLASRSGPLAMVGSAMMGGILLALIEGVGILLTRYTAQQFQNPNPFGEDPSQLPPKDGSPSAGYPGYGHYQ